TAAAGCATTGCTTTGTGCGTAGAGCATCTACACAGTTACACGTTTATACACAACAAGAGTGCAGTATTTGAGTGACACTAATCCCCAGAACTAGATAAAATGATAGAATAAACCCAGTGCACACAAACGGCCTTGACCTAAATATTTACAAGACAACAATGATCAGGTGAGCATTCTCTCTGTCGATGGTGAGAATGTAACTGAGGCACATATTTGTCAGTGTTTTGTGTgggggaaaaataaaaaagtggttCCTTGAATAGAAAAAGGAGAAATCATAGCATCTTCTGATGGAACAAAGAGTCATCTATTGTAATTACATGATAAAatatgttacaaaaaaaagacagtgatCCAAATTGGACCTGTCAAACTTGTTTTAAGTATGACAATGAGAAAGGATACATTATCATTCCCTTTGCACTGTTAGCATCATCATATAAAGTAAGCCGTACCCATAACAGAAAGCACATCTCCAATGCAGCATAACAGAAGCATATTGCAAAGTTCCAAAATGTCCAAAGTTTAAGCATTTGAGGATCATAAATTATTTGGCTAGTCTATTCCATAtaatatttattgcaagtaTCAAAAGATTTGTGGTCACATACACTTACAGTCATTGCTGAATTGGCAGTCTTTGACAAGTTTCTCTGTGGGTAAGCAGAAATAGCAACCGGAGGGTCAAAAGGGCAAATGTTTACTTGGCTTGTATTGGCAAGTGAAGACATAAAGCTGAACACACTTACACTTACTTATGTACAATATGGATGATTAAACAAGAACCTGATATGGTTTGACAATGCATAAACCAGTGTCAAACTCAAACCGTCCTCATGTGTTAATCCCAAAATCTATGAAAATTAAAACTATTGTATAATTACATGCTGCGTAAAAATTACACCCGTGCTAGGTAAGTGGTCATTTGCTTATtcaaagaaaatgttgaaaacaaatgcacagcaACCATGAGAGAGCTCTGCTGACAATCTGTTACATCTTTAATTTCCAAGATCATGAGATATTCATTCATTAGCAAAGTGGGTGCTGAGATGTAACTTCCCACTCTAAAATTAGAAGAGGGCTAGCACAAGCCCAACAAACTGGCTCTGATTTGCCTTCAAAAGGGGCCTATGAATTTGGGTCTCTGTCGTTGAGTGTTCCAATAGGGAGGGTCCATAGTGCAGAATAACTCAGTCAATATGGAGGCCCCGTTCACCTCTTCCTTGGCTTTAAATAAGTTTCATGGTGAACCTGCCACCGTCACCTCCATCCCCTCCACCACCCATTGAAGACCTGGGAACAAAGTCAATAGTTGCTGTGTGCTTGATCTGACCTTTGCTCTGGCTCCAGAAGAACATGAAGACAAAGCAGATGGCCACTGAGCTAAGGAAAGACAGGAAGCCCATGGTGGTGGCGATGATCAGGGTCTTCGCGTCAAATGGGTATGGTTTGGCCATTTGAGCTGAGGAGTTGGCAGCTTGGGAGTCTGAAGGCTCTACCCAGCCTTCCTCTGAGAAGAAGGGGATGGTTCGGTTACGAGGGAGCCCCTTCACGTACAGACCGACAGTCAGGCTGTCATTGCCGGCTGCATTGCCCGCCAGGCACTGATATGTGCCACTGTCCTGAACTTGGGCAAAACGCACTTCTAGAGTACCATTGGGCAAAACTCTGATTCGTCCTGTTGGAGAAACCACATTCTTATGGGATGAGATCCAGGTGATAGATGGGAATGGATCCCCATCAGCCTTACAGGAGAAGATAACTGTCGTGCCCTCCTCTACTCTTGCCTCCTGCGGCCTGCGGTCCATTATACGGGCAGGGCGGCAGATAAAGAGCCTCGGGAGCTCCTTCTCTGAGAAGTCTCTGAATTCACGATGTCTCACTGCATCCGGAGACAAACAAGAGGGCTGATGTCCATCAAAGTTCAAGCGCAATCGACGACGGACCACCCAGAGAAGCCGGCAGTCACATGCTAGGGGATTCCCATCCAACCGCAAAACCTGAAGGTTCCCCACAGAGTGGAAGACGCTCTCCTCCAAAGTAGTGAGCTGATTGGAGGTCACATTGAGCATGCGGAAGTAGGCCAGTCCCCTAAAGGCCCCTGGCTCTATTCTTAGCAGGCTCCCCCCTGCTAGGTGTAACTCTTGGAGTCTCAGCAGGTCACCTAGCAGATTACCTTGGATAACAGTGATGGGGTTATAGGACAGGTCCAGGTAGCGAAGATACACCAGATGACGAAATGCTGAGTAAGGAACAGCACTTAGGTTGCAGCTGCTGATGACAAGTGAGGTCAGATTAAGACCAATCAGGCTGTTGCTAGCCACATTGTCCAATGCTGGCCAGTTTGCAATCAGGAGGCTACGAAGACGGTGTAGCCGTCGGAAAGCGTTGTTGGGGAGTGAAGAAATGGTGAGGCGTAGTATGCGAAGATGAGTCAGGCTCTGGAGTTGGGACAATGCCTCGGTAGGAACCGAGGTCAGGTTGCTGCGATCTAAATTGAGCTCCTGTAGATTCTGCAGACCAAAGAAAGCCCGCTGGGAGATGAAGACCAAGTCATTCTCTTCGGCTTCCAGCGTTTGCAGGTTCACCAATTCTTTGAAGGTGTAGTCCAGGAAGACCAGAATCTCATTCTGGCTCAAATCCAGACAGCGCAGACTGGATAGGCCAGAAAACACCCCAACTGGGATGATCTTGAGTCGATTATTCTTAATCCGAAGTGTCCTGAGATTCGGTAGGCCCTGGAAAGCCTCCACCTCAATCATGGAGATTATGTTATCACTGAGATCCAACTCTTGAAGTTGCAGGAGACCAGAGAACTGGCGGCGCCCAACAGTCTTAATCTTATTGTGGGATAAATCCAAACGCCTGGCATCACCAGAAAAGCCTTCTGGCACTGAGTTCAAATGTTTTCCAGAGCAGATCACTTCTTTCGCCTCAGGTCGACACACACAGCGTGGAGGACAGCTTCCTGCAGATACTCCCAGTCCAAACTGAAGCAGAATGCTCCAAGCCCCCCATCGGACGACTGACTCCACAAACATCTTACTCCCAGCCTGAGAAGAGACGCACACATAAAGACATTAGCTCTgatgtttttggaaaataacgcgggaatgtttatgtttaatctcatgttttttcaaataaatacagtgttaaaactttgaatttcatttatttcctcatttaGTCTGAAATTGCGTCAAGACATACCGTTTCAGTCTCAGAGTGCAGATTCTCATAGCCAGTGGCAGTCAAGTTGGAATCAGATTTGAGTTAAGTCCTCTGTAGAGATGCAGTTCCATCAAAACATGCCCTTTAGAGTGGCCTggacagaacacagagagagaaaaacaagacttAACAAAATTAAAGAAACAATGATTTTAAAGCTTTTACATTTAACTTAGTGTCTAAACACAAAACAGCATCCAAAAACACTTGGTTTAGAGGGTGGATATAAACAGCCTGTGGTTTAAATTCATCTACCGCCACCACAGTGACTGAGGAAATGTGCCATCTGTCTATTGGTGTAGTGTTATGTCCATAAGCTTCAGCTTCTGGtaaaatagaaataagaaaacctTCCATCTGATCAGTTTGGTGCATCAACTTGTATTGATCTGCTAATGGAAAACCAGGACAAACCAGATGAATTAAAAACCAGCTACAAACACAACTTTCTGAGTAGGCAGCCCTACCCTGGTTTTATATTATTCATTTTGTGCCAGCTGGTCTCATGGAGAAGAGTGACTAGGGTACCAATGTTGATATCAAGTGAAGGAAAGACAAACTAATTCTAATTGTTTCTTGCATTTTGAGCTTGCTGTTTGTTGAATATTTATGGAAATGGATGCCATATTAAACTCTTCCACCCCAAGAGTCCTCAGGTGCCTGATGAAGACCAAGACAAAGCTGACAATGTTCCATAATTGATTTCTGGTGCTCCATCAGTACGTGTTATTTAACTTGTCATTTGATATGGCAGcgatcacaaaaaaaagtacacaTTGGGTACCAGAAAGTGTCCAGCGTGAAGCACATGATAAGCAGTTGATAAGACCAGCCTACATCTCTCTACCGCAAACAACAAAATCCTATACTTAACTGATTATCAAAGAATACATCTCATTTTATCCTCCTAAAGACTGGAAAAGTACCATAAACAGTGCTTAACGCCAGTGGAAGTTTCTACATATGATCTgccttaaaaaatataataaagtatGAGTGCGTTCAGCCTCATGAGCGCCAGATGAGGCCTCAGCAGCATGAAAGCTTTGCCCCCTGGGCCAGGCATCTGGATTTAGGCATGCCAACAGGAGCCAGAGCCAGCAACAGGGCAAGGGTGATATagattttcagaataaaatgagATTATACACCAAAAAATCAACAGTACACCATTgaaaacagtaaacaatgtaaacaaattGGGGAAAAGATGGTATTTCTGTTTACCCTTAATATACAAGATCTATTGCATTTTTGTTTGTCCTTGGAAGATGGACCCATATTCTGTTGCTCTTCCTGAGGTTTTGTGCTCTTTAAGGATATATTTGTGTTAAACGTCTATTTGTAGAGTATGCTGTAAAAGCTGTAAATTTGAGATTTTGGGCCGATTACTTGACCTAGCTTGTGACACTCTATAAAGAAACAAccccttaaaggtgctctaagcgatgttgcgtgatgtcacttcttgttgacgttcgaagtattgtcaaacaaaacggaggctagctgtctgttcggtgtgttccgtgccgtcgtccgtcagaggagctgtcggcctttattttggccgacccgacatgctcagtcggagacactGAGctcagtcgggactcacccagaaatggcgagcggatgagcctctcaaaatctgacgaaaatcttttaaactgacctttgtcgatctgaaatgaagacagattcagcaactgtacggccgatttctcgcttaaaatgttttaatacaatatgagatcgtattctgaacaagccgccatgacagcagagcatacgctcaagtcggcgtcgcctcagtgtgttttgagtaattttttttgaCCTCGGGGAACCgtctgatcagtccgactgccttttctgtcgatggtcggccgtctggttggtgtgtaacagctcttagagcacctttaaattggACCATATCTAGATTCCAAAATAATCccatatattttaattaataacattatgttttgctttgtttcaCGGTGAGAAACTAATGTcaaacatttcccaaaatgatgCCTAATCTGCTCTAATTACCAACGTTAATGGAAAGCATACTAAATAAAAGTTGGAGTCATGAAATTATTCATCTGAAGTTAGGAGCAGCCAGCTGAGAATATACTTAAATAATACAATAGAGGTTTGAATAATGgagatcacaaaaaaaaaaaaatcacaattcaGTTTAGAAGACATGGAAACAGAGTTGCCAAattgagaaaaatgtgctcaaaACCAGATAAAATCCTAAGTCATGAACGATCGTAAAGAGACGGATCAAAACCGACTTTTCAAATCAACAATAATGTTATAGATGAAACGTAAAGAATAAAAGCAACCtgcacatttttgaaaaaagtagtcaaaaaagaGCCCCACTAATGTAATCACTGCAcggtgaaatattacataaTAACATTACTCTGCCAGTGTCTGGCCTTTCTAGTTGAATAACCAGCTGAGAAAGTATGTGATGTAAATTATGTATTCTGCTCTCAAACAACCACAGCTGAGACCTGCTACAGTACGCATAACAAAGTCAACTAACCTTAAAAAATCAACTCTAATTCTTTACACAGCACCTATAATGTCCCACAACTGCACAGAAAAACTCAAAGCCCAAAACATAAACTACATTCAAATAGAAGAGCAAAGTTGTTTCAtaacaaacagaaatattatattttatacttcAACAAATACAGCTAAGACAAATGCCAGACCGAGTCCaacctgcagcagctgcagcttctcACTCTCCACCATCAGACAGTTTCCATAGTGTGGAGATCCCTCGCTGCAGCCTCTCCTCTGAGTGGCAGAGTTGTCGACAGTCCCAGAGCTGCACAGTCTTTGTCTCATCCCTGCTCCTCATGGAAACAGCTCTTATAGTGGCTGCCGCTGACTCACAACCCAACACTTGTGCTAGACTCCCAGGACTCCTGTTTGACCGATATATCAGAGTGCAGACGCGCCAGACACCGATACTGGCTGTTTGTTAAAGTTCAGCCAGTTACGATTGATCAGGGGGAGCTTTTCTTGGCCACAGCTGTAGTAAAACAATCTCCAAAAACCCCTATATTACAATTTTAGTTGTTTCTGTAAAACAAGTCTTAATTTAAAGGCCACATGTGACCTTTGAGGTTTTCCAACTTGATAAAGTGGAAGTGCCTAAAACATTTATTGTCCCATGGCAGTCTTAATGCTTTTTTAGACACATTTTCAACCTCTCTCTTCATTGGGTACAAACTTTCAAACATGAATTATTATTGGAATCAAACTTTGACTTTTAGCTTTCAAGAACTTGTATCAGTCTTCTTAGTTTCCTATCTGTGTTATACATGGGCGGGGATCgcaatttaaatgtgttgatccCCAGCTGAGCCAACTTGTGAGAGACAAAGACTGGCAGGTGCGTGATATCTCAGGCGGCTGAGCTGTCTGTTGCTCAGCCCTTCCAGCCAATCAGGGCTCAGGATTGCTCCTCCTCTGCATCCCTACACACCATAAAAGCTACAGTCAAAGGCCTTGACCCCTGAGTCCCAGCCAGGACTGACTCCGTCCGTCAAATTAGAAAGTGAGGGAATAGATAGTATTTGTAATGTGGACGTGTATTTCTCACCCTGCGTGGAGCATGGTCATATAAGTGTCCTGTTACAGTGTTAATTATGCTAACTATTTTCTATTACACACAGTCACTTCTTGTTTCTATTATTGATGCACTTTCAAATTAGAGCAGACAACAGTCACTTCATTTTGAATTATGGAAATTACAATCTCTGTTCACAAGacttcttttcattttgttgttcCCAAAGTCAGAACTGAACTAGGAAAGAAagattggtaacactttacttgaaggtatctacataagagtgacatgacactgtcatgacacatgaactctaaccctaactctaatcctaaccctaaccataacttgtcatgacaaaaaccgaatgacatttactaaaagaagcattatgtcataaatgtttatgacttgtttataatgtttatgacacgttcatgacagtgtcatgtcactcttatgtagataccttcaagtaaagtgtaacctacAGATTGATCTTAAGCTGCAAAACATTGTAAGTAAATGAGTTCAAAACTATGTTGAAATCTGTTgaggctctctgtgtgtgcaaatgtttttatcCGACTATTTTTGTTAGTCAAATCTATGTGCTTTTATGTTAATTGTTGACACTCCGCTTTGCTGCTATTTTTGGCCAGGTCTCCACTGTAGAAGAGAACTTTGGTCTCAAGGGGACGAACCTAAAGGCAGCTGTTGCTGCAAAGATAACTCAGAACACAGAACTGCTTCATGTCAAATGAAAAGGAATCTCTTTATAACCATGATGTTTTTAGGAATTACTTAgttacactttatttgaaggtatctacataagattAACATGACGCTGTCAGGAACGTGTcatgaacattataaacaagtcctaaacgtttatgacataaagcttcttttagtaagtgtcattctgttctgtatgtcatgacaagttatggttagagttagtgttagggttcatgtgtcatgacagtgtcatgtcactcttatgtagataccttcaagtaaagtgttaccatttaTTCAGAATACTCTTAGTTCTCGTAGTTTCCAACTTTAAATCATGCTTATAAACTTTGAATAACCCTGTAAATTACAGGCTGGAAATAAGTCCAACATTAGACAAAAATAAGCCCAGAACAtctaagaaattaaaaaaagaggttTGGAGAAACAAAAAGTAACAAGCAGGCATTTAATTgctattaaattattaaaacattGCACAACTGAAGTAACACTTTAGCTCTGTCACACTTGTTCCggcttttttcccctctcctgCCTGTCATTTCTTAGACGTTTGTTGACTATTTCTGTTTAATTCAGTCTAATAATTAACTGATAGTTGGCTAGCCGTCCCGGGAGCACTATTTAAGGGTTccagtgttttaacccaaaccaaaatattttttctaatctaactagtcgttttggtacACTGTAAAACTTTCCACcgtacatttacagtaatatactggcagcagcttcgccagtaagctactgtttatttacagtaagcatACTGTTTTAGCATAAGTATAAGCATACATTTTacggtattttactgtaaatagacatacagtttcatactgtattatttgaatttacagtaatatactggctgcagtgtcctttattttcccaagatgcattggtattaacagtaaatacctgtaatctgtaacaatcgcagatagtgctgtaatattactattttctcccagaattAATTGCCATTCACAGTATGATCttgtataacattaaaacagtaaaataCTGTGAAATTGCAATGTTGGGTGACATTACTTCTTGTtaacgttcaaagtattgtcaaataaaactgaggctagctcgcccctccctcctcctcatcccatcccttccccctcccttccgtgcttccgcgcactaaccccccaacccccacccccaaatccttcttgtcagttattggctggaacgctggaacacagtttgtttttgttgccgttctacagagaccgcgttttattacagtgtgttcaggggacaggcagctagcggatagtgaggagatgtttgttgtatgtgacatcgcttagagcacctttaactaacCCTAAATCCTTACTGTCGCTGCCGCATGACactcaccttttgtcggctaaactcaactcaACTCACTGAACGACCGTAACCTCACAGCGACCTTTACCCGGCTCACAGTAACTTTTTCAACACtacatttaactgtaaagaccgctaaacctaactgtcatgtgactggTTAACTTATGACTGACCATAGAATATCATACAAATTTATCATAGGAACCTTTGTATACTACATCACAATGTAAGTCTGAGACTAAATG
This sequence is a window from Sander vitreus isolate 19-12246 chromosome 6, sanVit1, whole genome shotgun sequence. Protein-coding genes within it:
- the lingo4b gene encoding leucine-rich repeat and immunoglobulin-like domain-containing nogo receptor-interacting protein 4b, with protein sequence MFVESVVRWGAWSILLQFGLGVSAGSCPPRCVCRPEAKEVICSGKHLNSVPEGFSGDARRLDLSHNKIKTVGRRQFSGLLQLQELDLSDNIISMIEVEAFQGLPNLRTLRIKNNRLKIIPVGVFSGLSSLRCLDLSQNEILVFLDYTFKELVNLQTLEAEENDLVFISQRAFFGLQNLQELNLDRSNLTSVPTEALSQLQSLTHLRILRLTISSLPNNAFRRLHRLRSLLIANWPALDNVASNSLIGLNLTSLVISSCNLSAVPYSAFRHLVYLRYLDLSYNPITVIQGNLLGDLLRLQELHLAGGSLLRIEPGAFRGLAYFRMLNVTSNQLTTLEESVFHSVGNLQVLRLDGNPLACDCRLLWVVRRRLRLNFDGHQPSCLSPDAVRHREFRDFSEKELPRLFICRPARIMDRRPQEARVEEGTTVIFSCKADGDPFPSITWISSHKNVVSPTGRIRVLPNGTLEVRFAQVQDSGTYQCLAGNAAGNDSLTVGLYVKGLPRNRTIPFFSEEGWVEPSDSQAANSSAQMAKPYPFDAKTLIIATTMGFLSFLSSVAICFVFMFFWSQSKGQIKHTATIDFVPRSSMGGGGDGGDGGRFTMKLI